The Motacilla alba alba isolate MOTALB_02 chromosome 14, Motacilla_alba_V1.0_pri, whole genome shotgun sequence genome includes a region encoding these proteins:
- the MAFK gene encoding transcription factor MafK translates to MTTNPKPNKALKVKEESGENAPVLSDDELVSMSVRELNQHLRGLTKEEVIRLKQRRRTLKNRGYAASCRIKRVTQKEELERQRVELQQEVEKLARENSSMKLELDALRSKYEALQTFARTVARGPITPTKVATTSVITIVKSAEISSSSVPFSAAS, encoded by the exons ATGACGACTAATCCCAAACCGAACAAGGCATTAAAG GTAAAGGAGGAGTCAGGAGAGAATGCCCCAGTGCTGAGTGATGATGAACTCGTGTCAATGTCCGTACGGGAGCTGAACCAGCACCTGAGGGGTCTCACCAAAGAGGAGGTCATCCGTCTGAAGCAGCGGAGGCGCACGCTCAAGAACCGGGGCTACGCTGCCAGCTGCCGCATCAAGCGTGTGACTCAGAAAGAGGAGCTCGAGAGGCAGCGGGTTGAGCTGCAGCAAGAGGTGGAGAAGCTGGccagagaaaacagcagcatgaAGCTAGAGTTGGATGCCTTGCGCTCCAAGTACGAAGCACTCCAGACCTTTGCTCGTACTGTGGCGCGAGGGCCTATTACCCCGACCAAAGTTGCCACCACCAGTGTCATCACCATCGTGAAATCAGCCGAAATCTCATCCAGTTCTGTGCCCTTTTCAGCAGCCTCCTAG